One genomic window of Azospirillum sp. TSH100 includes the following:
- a CDS encoding NAD(+)--dinitrogen-reductase ADP-D-ribosyltransferase, with amino-acid sequence MRDANGRIPASDAPPDSPLALRAHRTNLVNVPAAFLCGEAYNDEPRRLRIGATRSEHAALFEALDECRDALTASDIFQRHMAEVFGVNPDFSGIEGPDGKRRFRASYLRLLKGWLFDSNRAEGAVLKGWVESRFGLLPTFHGGPLRRFASDAWAAYGEQKQSTRFHNNNIHLQLDLLYEFCQWTIRRGWPDAPMPNWASHIRLFRGVNDFEEHHIVARPDKRTAVLRLNNLCSFSIDRDIAGQFGDYILDAWVPLSKVVFFRDILPRYPFQGEGEYLVIGGDYRVGVSLL; translated from the coding sequence ATGCGCGATGCAAACGGTCGGATCCCGGCGTCCGACGCGCCGCCCGATTCCCCGCTGGCCTTGCGCGCCCATCGCACCAACCTCGTGAATGTTCCGGCCGCATTCCTGTGCGGCGAAGCCTACAATGACGAGCCGCGGCGCCTGCGCATCGGTGCCACCCGCAGCGAACACGCCGCCCTGTTCGAGGCGCTGGACGAGTGCCGCGACGCGCTGACGGCGTCCGACATCTTCCAGCGCCATATGGCGGAGGTGTTCGGGGTGAACCCCGACTTTTCCGGGATCGAAGGGCCGGACGGCAAGCGGCGTTTCCGCGCCAGCTACCTGCGTCTGCTGAAGGGCTGGCTGTTCGACAGCAACCGGGCGGAAGGGGCGGTGCTGAAGGGCTGGGTCGAAAGCCGGTTCGGCCTGCTGCCGACCTTCCATGGCGGGCCGCTCCGCCGCTTCGCCTCCGACGCCTGGGCCGCCTATGGCGAGCAGAAGCAGTCGACCCGCTTCCACAACAACAACATCCACCTGCAACTCGACCTTCTGTACGAGTTCTGCCAGTGGACGATCCGCCGCGGCTGGCCCGACGCGCCGATGCCCAACTGGGCCTCGCACATCCGCCTCTTCCGCGGCGTCAACGATTTCGAGGAACACCACATCGTCGCCCGGCCGGACAAGCGCACCGCGGTGCTGCGGCTGAACAACCTGTGTTCCTTCTCCATCGACCGCGACATCGCCGGCCAGTTCGGCGACTACATCCTCGATGCCTGGGTGCCGCTGTCCAAGGTGGTCTTCTTCCGCGACATTCTGCCGCGCTACCCTTTTCAGGGCGAAGGAGAATACTTGGTGATCGGCGGGGATTACCGGGTGGGTGTGTCGCTTCTCTGA